The following are encoded together in the Cyanobacterium aponinum PCC 10605 genome:
- a CDS encoding SwmB domain-containing protein, translated as MGLVWGIGDTPNVQFLLFPIDAGTKIGPIVFGISLRPGWTWRTGEDTAESTGVSSEEIDSTGAQVQGSLLTIDWGENLDPDFVPDGSQFVVTVTDQFGNITTIPVFQVLIDGSILQLRLTEIIPLYANYDYATGDNPQPQPNLIQVSYSTSDDSSLNLQDTQGEVIDSFSLTVANNTPNQFSAFYSPITGNSQNYSRFNNELILYFDTTSLDINVIPDVRRFTVTGANVESVSISDNTVILKLDNIPSNNAVVNYSNQSGQGNLLLTADENQIASFKVSGNGQISQITRILAVSFSDELESNFVPNTNQFTLEILDDNGNVTETININVNGKRSP; from the coding sequence GTGGGTTTAGTTTGGGGTATTGGCGATACTCCTAATGTGCAGTTTTTGCTTTTTCCTATCGATGCAGGGACAAAAATAGGTCCGATCGTTTTTGGCATTAGTTTACGCCCCGGTTGGACTTGGAGAACAGGAGAAGATACCGCAGAAAGTACAGGAGTTTCTAGCGAAGAAATTGATTCTACAGGGGCGCAGGTGCAAGGTTCATTATTAACCATTGATTGGGGTGAAAATCTTGATCCTGATTTTGTGCCTGATGGCAGTCAGTTTGTGGTGACAGTAACCGATCAATTTGGCAATATTACCACTATTCCCGTATTTCAGGTTTTAATTGATGGTAGTATTCTACAGTTAAGACTAACAGAGATAATTCCTCTTTATGCTAATTATGACTATGCAACGGGGGATAATCCTCAACCACAACCTAATTTAATTCAAGTTAGTTATAGCACTTCAGATGATAGTAGTTTGAATTTACAGGATACTCAGGGGGAGGTGATAGACTCTTTTTCCCTGACGGTAGCTAATAATACTCCAAATCAATTTAGTGCTTTTTATAGCCCCATAACAGGTAACAGTCAAAACTACTCTCGATTCAACAATGAGCTAATTCTCTATTTTGATACGACTTCTCTTGATATTAATGTTATCCCTGATGTCCGTCGATTTACTGTCACTGGTGCAAATGTTGAGTCGGTTTCCATTTCAGACAATACCGTTATTCTCAAACTAGATAATATACCTAGTAACAATGCGGTAGTTAATTATAGTAATCAATCAGGACAAGGTAATTTATTATTAACCGCCGATGAAAATCAAATTGCCTCTTTTAAGGTGAGTGGTAATGGGCAAATTAGCCAAATTACTCGGATTCTTGCTGTTAGCTTTTCCGATGAACTAGAAAGTAATTTTGTTCCTAATACTAATCAATTTACCTTAGAAATTCTCGATGATAATGGCAATGTCACGGAAACAATTAACATTAACGTAAATGGCAAAAGAAGTCCCTAA